The Aerococcaceae bacterium DSM 111021 genome includes a region encoding these proteins:
- the coaD gene encoding pantetheine-phosphate adenylyltransferase: MVLPVFIFTKVRRIVLSNRPKIGIFAGTFDPLTKGHLNLIERSSKLFDEVIVVIAINTSKRTLFTVEERIKLIEDSVKHINNVRVDTLQDGLIAHYYEEKNATALIRGLRNTTDVDYEYAIASANARQVEGLETVILYAADQYRYLSSTIIKEIAFFNGDISDMVPTNVEKAMHEKIQLNQ, encoded by the coding sequence ATGGTGCTACCCGTATTTATATTTACGAAGGTGAGGAGAATAGTGTTGAGTAACCGACCTAAAATTGGAATTTTTGCTGGAACTTTTGATCCATTAACTAAAGGGCATTTAAATTTAATTGAGCGAAGCAGTAAATTGTTTGACGAAGTGATTGTAGTCATTGCAATTAATACAAGTAAAAGAACTTTATTTACAGTTGAAGAACGAATAAAGCTCATAGAAGATAGTGTTAAACACATAAATAATGTAAGAGTAGATACATTGCAAGATGGACTCATTGCACATTATTATGAAGAAAAAAATGCGACAGCTCTGATCAGAGGATTACGTAATACGACGGATGTGGATTACGAATATGCTATAGCATCAGCAAATGCTAGACAAGTTGAAGGATTAGAGACAGTGATATTATATGCTGCGGATCAATATCGTTATTTAAGTTCTACAATTATTAAAGAAATAGCGTTTTTCAATGGTGATATCAGTGACATGGTTCCGACTAACGTTGAAAAAGCTATGCATGAAAAAATTCAATTGAACCAATAA
- a CDS encoding helix-hairpin-helix domain-containing protein, giving the protein MNYQNSKIKTVMNYIQQNIFKILLLTFLVAVLLYVIVPKRQSSTDYVKLFESSLPLTSESTEEPDINTDLAIVPGLESIEEVKENQVIYVDIKGAVEHPDMYSLPLGSRVYDAIEMAGGVTMDAATEHLNQAKLLEDQMLIYIQTYEELENEEMTGESQTLENNQGIILETNLLENNNSGVIDINSATADELMTLPNIGPKKAAAIVQFRQDNGSFIVIEDIMAISGIGEKTFESLKELITVSP; this is encoded by the coding sequence ATGAACTATCAAAATTCGAAAATAAAAACCGTTATGAACTATATTCAACAGAATATCTTTAAAATATTGTTATTAACATTTCTAGTCGCAGTACTCTTATACGTAATTGTTCCAAAGCGACAATCGTCCACGGATTATGTCAAACTATTTGAAAGTAGTTTACCGTTAACATCGGAATCAACTGAAGAACCTGATATCAATACGGATCTAGCTATTGTACCAGGATTAGAAAGTATAGAAGAAGTCAAAGAAAACCAAGTTATTTATGTAGATATAAAAGGAGCGGTCGAACACCCAGACATGTATTCACTACCTTTAGGAAGCAGAGTCTATGATGCAATAGAGATGGCAGGAGGAGTGACAATGGATGCTGCAACAGAACATTTGAATCAAGCAAAATTACTCGAAGATCAAATGTTAATTTATATCCAAACGTACGAAGAGTTAGAAAATGAAGAAATGACAGGTGAATCTCAGACTTTGGAAAATAATCAAGGCATCATACTAGAAACAAACCTGTTAGAGAATAATAATTCTGGAGTGATAGATATTAATTCTGCCACAGCGGACGAATTAATGACATTACCCAATATTGGACCTAAAAAAGCAGCGGCAATTGTTCAATTCAGACAGGATAACGGGAGTTTTATAGTCATTGAAGATATTATGGCTATTTCAGGGATAGGTGAAAAAACGTTTGAAAGCCTTAAAGAGCTTATTACTGTATCGCCATGA